From a region of the Hyalangium ruber genome:
- a CDS encoding dipeptidase yields the protein MSDVNELHRRWCIADGHADSLMWNRDLCVRSDEGHVDFPRLREAGVKLQCFTLVTRGFPFVGGFPLFATWRGWPREARSSEWARAVWQIDRLAEFCQRSEGQARITTSAAMLEDNLAHGRLSAILGVEGGHAIEGQVARLAELHQRGVRFMGLTHLSNNDLGGSSFPMMGNRGLTPLGHAVVEEMARVGLSVDVAHASERTLEELFALPSVRFFSSHTGVRAAGGGWRNLSDESLRRIAERGGVVGIILAPVYLGGDTFDDVVRHIEHAVNVMGEEGVGIGSDYDGMVALPKGMRDVTDLPRLTELLLRRHPEPWVERILGGNFRRFFRETLGG from the coding sequence ATGAGCGACGTGAACGAACTCCACCGGCGCTGGTGTATCGCTGACGGCCACGCGGATTCGCTCATGTGGAACCGCGACCTGTGCGTTCGCTCCGATGAGGGGCACGTGGACTTCCCGCGCCTGCGCGAGGCGGGCGTGAAGCTGCAGTGCTTCACCCTCGTCACCCGGGGCTTCCCGTTCGTCGGGGGCTTCCCGCTGTTCGCCACCTGGAGGGGGTGGCCGCGCGAGGCGCGCTCCAGCGAGTGGGCGCGGGCGGTGTGGCAGATTGACCGGCTCGCGGAGTTCTGCCAGCGCTCCGAGGGTCAGGCGCGCATCACCACCAGCGCGGCCATGCTGGAGGACAACCTCGCCCACGGCCGGTTGTCCGCCATCCTCGGCGTGGAGGGAGGGCATGCCATCGAAGGTCAGGTGGCGCGGCTGGCGGAGCTGCACCAGCGGGGTGTGCGCTTCATGGGGCTGACCCACCTGTCCAACAATGACTTGGGGGGCTCTTCCTTCCCGATGATGGGCAACCGGGGCCTTACGCCGCTGGGGCACGCGGTGGTGGAGGAGATGGCCCGCGTGGGCCTGAGCGTGGATGTGGCGCATGCCTCCGAGCGCACCCTGGAGGAACTCTTCGCGTTGCCCTCCGTCCGGTTCTTCTCCTCGCACACCGGTGTGCGCGCGGCGGGAGGAGGGTGGCGTAACCTCTCGGATGAGTCGCTGCGGCGAATCGCCGAGCGGGGTGGGGTGGTGGGCATCATCCTCGCGCCCGTCTACCTGGGCGGCGACACGTTCGATGACGTCGTCCGGCATATCGAACACGCCGTGAATGTCATGGGCGAGGAGGGGGTGGGGATTGGCTCGGACTATGATGGGATGGTGGCGCTGCCCAAGGGCATGCGCGATGTGACGGATCTTCCCCGCCTGACCGAGCTGCTCCTGCGCCGCCACCCCGAGCCGTGGGTGGAGCGGATCCTCGGGGGGAACTTCCGCCGCTTCTTCCGAGAGACGCTCGGCGGTTGA
- a CDS encoding type III secretion system chaperone, whose amino-acid sequence MTRDEAQRLAQAFLAAAGEPNSVGLNPQGFGGVSVSNAQLYFEWHDKEQALECSALIHKFRENPKPGVLEGFQAEQKAGTDTGGGTLDFEPENKSLFLSRTYTQAPAQPAFVDDMKKLMKASLTWSNEVLDRVASRAFKR is encoded by the coding sequence ATGACTCGAGATGAAGCGCAGCGCCTGGCACAGGCGTTCCTGGCCGCAGCGGGCGAGCCCAACAGCGTCGGCCTCAACCCCCAGGGCTTCGGCGGCGTGTCCGTCAGCAACGCGCAGCTCTACTTCGAGTGGCACGACAAGGAGCAGGCGCTGGAGTGCAGCGCGCTGATCCACAAGTTCCGCGAAAACCCCAAGCCCGGCGTCCTCGAGGGCTTCCAGGCCGAGCAGAAGGCGGGCACGGACACCGGCGGTGGCACCCTGGACTTCGAGCCGGAGAACAAGTCGCTCTTCCTCAGCCGCACCTATACCCAGGCGCCCGCGCAGCCCGCCTTCGTCGACGACATGAAGAAGCTGATGAAGGCCAGCCTCACCTGGAGCAACGAGGTGCTGGACCGGGTCGCCTCGCGCGCCTTCAAGCGCTGA
- a CDS encoding MoaD/ThiS family protein, which yields MPRVSFPSSFQRHVPCPPESVGGATVREALEQYFARHPPVRSYVLDEQGALRQHVVIFVNGSQLRDRAGQQEPIREDAELYVMQALSGG from the coding sequence GTGCCACGCGTCTCGTTCCCCTCGAGCTTCCAGCGACATGTCCCCTGCCCTCCGGAGTCGGTGGGCGGAGCCACCGTGCGAGAGGCCCTCGAGCAGTACTTCGCCCGCCACCCTCCGGTGCGCAGCTATGTGCTGGATGAACAAGGCGCGTTGCGCCAGCACGTCGTCATCTTCGTCAACGGCAGTCAGCTTCGCGACCGCGCGGGCCAGCAGGAGCCCATCCGCGAGGACGCGGAGCTCTACGTCATGCAGGCACTCTCCGGGGGGTAA
- a CDS encoding class I SAM-dependent rRNA methyltransferase — protein MNVVKLELARGLGRHLRAGHPWVFRKALDQVPRLPAGSVVDLTENGKFVARGYYDPHSAIAVRVLTRDPRENIDAGFITRRVRQALAERRSLIDLTDTDSFRLLHGEGDGLPGVVVDLYAGYAVLKLYSAGLTPYRHLIVEALKGALPELKGILGRDELARDDVEEDEGRGSGKMLYGTQAPDLIPIRERGATFLVDAWRGQKTGFFLDQRENRFLIRRLAKDRDVLNCFSFSGGFSVNAALGGAKSVFSVDLDPDAIALARENFTRNGLPAEKHDFLAADVFKIIQSFKDEGRTFDLIILDPPAFAKSQRAVQAAIDGYASLNRQALGILRPGGLLATASCSARVSPDDFMGAVREAGFKAGVDLALVEERYQPPDHPVRLQFPEGKYLKFYVLASV, from the coding sequence GTGAACGTCGTCAAACTCGAACTGGCCCGTGGACTCGGCCGCCACCTGCGCGCGGGACACCCCTGGGTGTTCCGCAAGGCCCTGGACCAGGTGCCGAGGCTCCCCGCCGGCAGCGTGGTGGACCTCACCGAGAACGGGAAGTTCGTCGCGCGCGGCTACTACGATCCGCACTCGGCCATCGCCGTGCGAGTGCTCACGCGAGATCCCCGCGAGAACATCGACGCGGGCTTCATCACGCGGCGGGTGCGGCAGGCGCTCGCCGAGCGGCGCTCCCTCATCGATCTCACCGACACGGACAGCTTCCGCCTCCTCCATGGAGAGGGGGACGGCCTGCCGGGCGTGGTGGTGGACCTCTACGCGGGCTACGCGGTGCTCAAGCTGTACTCCGCCGGCCTCACACCCTACCGCCACCTCATCGTGGAGGCGCTCAAGGGCGCGCTGCCCGAGCTGAAGGGCATTCTGGGCCGTGACGAGCTGGCGCGGGACGACGTGGAGGAGGACGAGGGGCGCGGCTCCGGGAAGATGCTCTACGGAACTCAAGCGCCGGACCTCATCCCCATCCGCGAGCGCGGGGCCACCTTCCTGGTGGACGCATGGCGCGGACAGAAGACGGGCTTCTTCCTGGATCAGCGGGAGAATCGCTTCCTCATCCGCCGGCTGGCGAAGGACCGGGACGTGCTCAACTGCTTCAGCTTCAGCGGGGGCTTCTCGGTCAACGCGGCGCTGGGCGGTGCCAAGAGCGTCTTCTCGGTGGACCTGGATCCGGACGCCATCGCCCTGGCGCGGGAGAACTTCACGCGCAACGGGCTGCCGGCGGAGAAGCACGACTTCCTGGCTGCGGACGTCTTCAAGATCATCCAGTCCTTCAAGGACGAAGGCCGGACGTTCGATCTGATCATCCTGGACCCGCCCGCCTTCGCCAAGAGCCAGCGGGCGGTGCAGGCGGCGATCGACGGCTACGCCTCGCTCAACCGCCAGGCGCTGGGAATCCTCCGGCCGGGCGGGTTGCTGGCGACGGCCTCATGCTCGGCGCGCGTCAGCCCGGATGACTTCATGGGCGCGGTGCGCGAGGCGGGCTTCAAGGCGGGGGTGGACCTGGCGCTGGTCGAAGAACGTTACCAGCCGCCAGACCATCCCGTGCGCCTGCAGTTCCCCGAGGGCAAGTACCTCAAGTTCTACGTCCTTGCCTCGGTGTAG
- a CDS encoding alpha/beta hydrolase, protein MVLKGQFLERSTLIPVGREVMEGTAHRGEKKPPLLVIPPRPEEGGGMDHVIAAELVWAAATAGFPTLRFNHRGVGASQGSRGTGEALVEDAEAAMRVLLENAQSPSIAVVSLYGGAQVALALQARHLSIGGVCLVAPADVDLTALSRVDRSLLVVVGEEDRRLPRAALSAAVGEASRGELELVEDAGPTFNRNLPQVGKFVSGWLRRLSGE, encoded by the coding sequence ATGGTTCTGAAAGGTCAGTTCCTGGAGCGCTCCACGCTCATCCCGGTGGGGCGCGAGGTGATGGAGGGCACGGCGCACCGGGGCGAGAAGAAGCCGCCGCTGCTCGTCATTCCTCCCCGTCCCGAGGAGGGAGGGGGCATGGATCACGTCATCGCGGCGGAGCTGGTCTGGGCAGCGGCCACCGCGGGCTTTCCGACGCTGCGCTTCAACCACCGGGGTGTCGGCGCGAGCCAGGGCAGCCGGGGCACGGGCGAGGCGCTCGTGGAGGATGCCGAGGCCGCCATGCGCGTGCTGCTGGAGAATGCCCAGAGCCCCAGCATCGCGGTGGTCTCGCTCTATGGCGGCGCCCAGGTGGCTCTGGCGCTGCAGGCCCGACACCTGTCGATCGGAGGGGTGTGCCTGGTGGCACCGGCGGACGTGGACCTGACGGCGCTGTCGCGGGTGGATCGCTCCCTGCTCGTGGTGGTGGGCGAGGAGGACCGGCGCCTGCCCCGGGCGGCCCTGTCGGCGGCGGTAGGGGAGGCGTCTCGGGGCGAGCTGGAGCTGGTGGAGGACGCGGGTCCGACGTTCAACCGCAACCTGCCCCAGGTGGGCAAGTTCGTGTCCGGTTGGCTGAGGCGGCTGTCGGGCGAGTGA
- a CDS encoding alpha/beta fold hydrolase — protein MLTITVEGTPLHYRDVGQGLPVLLLHAFPLHGEAFDKQVAALSGRYRFIVPDHRGFGESELGQGPTEMTRLAQDSLALLDSLKLDSVVVGGVSMGGYAAMALLREDAGRVRGLVLVDTQATADDEAGRARREASAKEALEKGVEPLVQTLLPKLVAAGPDSPVGREVAAMMRTASPAAVAAAQRGMALRADSKDILARYAGPALIVVGEHDTVTPLEKARQMADLISGAHLEVIPGAAHLPNQEQPERFNAVLDRFLASLPT, from the coding sequence GTGCTGACCATCACCGTCGAGGGCACCCCGCTGCACTACCGCGACGTGGGCCAGGGCCTGCCCGTGCTGCTGTTGCACGCCTTCCCGCTCCATGGCGAGGCGTTCGACAAGCAGGTGGCGGCGCTGTCGGGCCGCTACCGCTTCATCGTTCCGGATCATCGAGGCTTCGGAGAGAGCGAGCTGGGCCAGGGGCCCACGGAGATGACCCGGCTCGCCCAGGACTCGCTGGCGCTGCTGGACTCGCTGAAGCTCGACTCGGTGGTGGTGGGAGGCGTGTCCATGGGCGGGTACGCGGCCATGGCGCTGCTGCGCGAGGACGCGGGGCGCGTGCGAGGGCTGGTGCTGGTGGACACCCAGGCCACCGCGGATGATGAGGCGGGCCGGGCCCGGCGCGAGGCCTCGGCGAAAGAGGCGCTGGAGAAAGGCGTGGAGCCACTCGTCCAGACGCTGCTGCCCAAGCTGGTGGCGGCGGGCCCGGACTCCCCCGTGGGCCGCGAGGTGGCGGCGATGATGCGCACGGCTTCTCCCGCGGCGGTGGCGGCCGCGCAGCGCGGCATGGCCCTGCGGGCGGACAGCAAGGACATCCTGGCGCGCTATGCGGGCCCTGCGCTGATCGTCGTAGGCGAACACGACACGGTGACTCCGCTGGAGAAGGCCCGGCAGATGGCCGATCTCATCTCCGGGGCACACCTGGAGGTCATCCCAGGCGCGGCGCACCTGCCCAACCAAGAGCAACCCGAGCGCTTCAACGCGGTGCTCGATCGCTTCCTGGCGTCCCTGCCAACCTGA
- a CDS encoding HAD-IIB family hydrolase gives MRRQAGPRPLRAADLSQVRSVFTDVDGTLTTGHRLRSQTIRAIERLSEAGLKVVLVSGRPAGWGEAWARTLPVDGVIVENGGLFFVRGAHGALRRVYAEAPAERAANRKRLRAEVSRVLKQVPGARLSSDSVYTEVDLAIDYNEEARLGDAAAGRIEALLHARGVTAVRSSVHVNCWLGRFDKLTTSRRYAREAWGERLAPEDGRSVYAGDSFNDAPMFQAFALSVGVANVRAVLDRIDAPPAFVTRAAEGRGFEELARAILAQRGR, from the coding sequence GTGAGGCGGCAGGCGGGGCCTCGGCCGCTCCGAGCAGCGGATCTGTCCCAGGTGCGGAGTGTCTTCACGGACGTGGATGGCACGCTCACCACGGGCCACCGGCTGCGCAGCCAGACGATCCGCGCGATCGAGCGTCTGTCCGAGGCAGGGCTGAAGGTGGTGCTTGTCAGCGGCCGGCCGGCAGGGTGGGGTGAGGCCTGGGCGCGCACGCTCCCGGTGGATGGCGTCATCGTGGAGAACGGAGGGCTCTTCTTCGTCCGGGGGGCCCACGGGGCGCTGCGCCGGGTGTACGCCGAGGCGCCAGCCGAGCGCGCCGCGAACCGCAAGCGCCTGCGTGCGGAGGTCTCCCGGGTCCTCAAGCAGGTGCCAGGGGCCAGATTGTCCTCGGACAGCGTGTACACCGAGGTGGATCTGGCCATCGACTACAACGAGGAGGCGCGGCTGGGCGACGCGGCCGCGGGCCGCATCGAGGCCCTGCTGCACGCGAGGGGCGTGACGGCGGTGCGCTCCTCGGTACACGTCAACTGCTGGCTGGGTCGCTTCGACAAGCTCACCACGTCGCGGCGCTATGCCCGCGAGGCCTGGGGTGAGCGGCTGGCGCCCGAGGACGGCCGCTCCGTCTACGCCGGGGATTCTTTCAACGATGCCCCGATGTTCCAGGCATTTGCCCTCAGTGTGGGCGTGGCCAACGTGCGGGCCGTGCTGGACCGCATCGACGCGCCCCCTGCTTTCGTGACCCGCGCCGCCGAAGGGCGGGGGTTCGAGGAACTGGCCCGCGCCATCCTCGCCCAGCGGGGCCGTTGA
- a CDS encoding S8 family serine peptidase: protein MMRRTLANAVLALVVVATAACSSRSEEPAATEQPTATLDLAEAEVVPGGIVVDFKDGTSKAEFDAWEAEWGVDLEFNSVESSDDGLTVAVGVDDVESALARIRQNPSVESAEPLLQFRASYTPNDPDYARQWNLKMIDMPKAWDTTKGKGVVVAVLDTGIAYEDYDDFKQVPDLKGVKFVKGYDFVNDDEHANDDHGHGTHVAGTIAQATNNAEGVAGVAFEATLMPVKVLNHFGSGTSADIVDAIRFAADKGAKVINMSLGGGGHSAAMASAVEYARKKGVTVVAAAGNAGRARVEYPAAYPGAVAVAAVGPSGTRAPYSSYGKELDIAAPGGDKRQGDQGGILQNTIDPRNPARSVYAAFQGTSMATPHVAAVAALLYASGASGPDEVEQALYAGAKRVNEQDRTDEYGHGLLNAQASLEALGAGGGAQWPSLWWALGLLAVLLLTLRKGERPGYLNMLFTPSFLVPLVLATVGVFFARSLFGGADGAAGDVVNAVSLPIPDWQKIIFGRGKVANPLFYSAIIPLVLSVFAIRFRAIRPALGGLALGFAGFLAYGAWAKAPALAYMPFTFLAMPWLVVNAIVCLFIARAMLKKETV, encoded by the coding sequence ATGATGCGAAGGACCCTGGCGAACGCGGTACTGGCCCTGGTCGTGGTAGCGACCGCGGCCTGTTCTTCCCGGAGCGAGGAGCCGGCAGCCACCGAGCAGCCGACCGCGACGCTGGACCTCGCCGAGGCGGAGGTGGTGCCCGGCGGCATCGTGGTGGACTTCAAGGACGGCACCAGCAAGGCGGAGTTCGACGCCTGGGAGGCCGAGTGGGGCGTGGACCTCGAGTTCAACTCGGTGGAGAGCTCGGACGACGGCCTGACGGTGGCGGTGGGCGTGGATGACGTGGAGAGCGCGCTGGCGCGCATCCGTCAGAACCCGAGCGTCGAGTCCGCAGAGCCGCTGCTGCAGTTCCGGGCCAGCTACACGCCGAACGATCCGGACTACGCCCGGCAGTGGAACCTGAAGATGATCGACATGCCCAAGGCGTGGGACACCACCAAGGGCAAGGGCGTGGTGGTGGCGGTGCTGGACACGGGCATCGCCTACGAGGATTACGACGACTTCAAGCAGGTGCCGGACCTCAAGGGCGTGAAGTTCGTGAAGGGCTACGACTTCGTGAACGACGACGAGCACGCCAATGATGACCACGGGCACGGCACGCACGTGGCGGGCACCATCGCCCAGGCGACGAACAACGCCGAGGGCGTGGCGGGCGTGGCCTTCGAGGCGACGCTGATGCCGGTGAAGGTGCTCAACCACTTCGGCAGCGGCACCTCGGCGGACATCGTGGACGCCATCCGCTTCGCGGCGGACAAGGGCGCCAAGGTCATCAACATGTCGCTGGGCGGTGGTGGCCACTCGGCGGCCATGGCCTCGGCGGTGGAGTACGCGCGCAAGAAGGGCGTCACCGTGGTGGCCGCGGCGGGCAACGCGGGCCGCGCTCGCGTCGAGTACCCGGCGGCCTACCCGGGCGCGGTGGCGGTGGCGGCGGTGGGCCCCAGTGGCACGCGCGCGCCGTACTCCTCCTATGGCAAGGAGCTGGATATCGCGGCGCCGGGCGGTGACAAGCGCCAGGGCGACCAGGGCGGCATCCTCCAGAACACCATTGATCCTCGCAACCCGGCGCGCTCCGTGTACGCCGCCTTCCAGGGCACGAGCATGGCCACCCCGCACGTGGCGGCCGTGGCGGCGCTCCTGTACGCCTCGGGCGCCAGTGGCCCGGACGAGGTGGAGCAGGCGCTGTACGCCGGCGCCAAGCGGGTGAACGAGCAGGATCGGACCGATGAGTACGGCCACGGGCTGCTCAACGCCCAGGCCTCGCTGGAGGCGCTCGGCGCCGGTGGCGGCGCGCAGTGGCCGTCGCTCTGGTGGGCGCTGGGCCTGCTGGCCGTGCTGCTGCTGACCCTGCGCAAGGGCGAGCGGCCGGGCTACCTCAACATGCTCTTCACCCCGAGCTTCCTGGTGCCGCTGGTGCTGGCCACCGTGGGCGTGTTCTTCGCGCGCTCGCTGTTCGGTGGGGCCGACGGCGCGGCCGGGGACGTGGTGAACGCGGTGTCGCTGCCCATCCCCGACTGGCAGAAGATCATCTTCGGTCGCGGCAAGGTGGCCAACCCGCTCTTCTACAGCGCGATCATCCCGCTGGTGCTCTCGGTGTTCGCCATCCGGTTCCGCGCGATCCGCCCGGCGCTGGGCGGTCTGGCGCTCGGCTTCGCGGGCTTCCTGGCCTACGGGGCGTGGGCCAAGGCGCCGGCGCTGGCGTACATGCCCTTCACCTTCCTGGCGATGCCGTGGCTCGTGGTGAACGCGATCGTCTGCCTCTTCATCGCCCGCGCCATGCTCAAGAAGGAGACGGTATGA
- a CDS encoding DUF5818 domain-containing protein: MKLTGKVVYRDLEGGVWVLEGDDGRTYQLAGGDRKIKQDGQRIEIDGQVDNDAMTIHMVGPVLNVSTYRFI, translated from the coding sequence ATGAAGCTGACCGGCAAGGTCGTCTACCGAGACCTCGAGGGCGGCGTCTGGGTGCTGGAGGGTGATGACGGCCGCACCTACCAGCTCGCCGGCGGCGATCGGAAGATCAAGCAGGACGGTCAGCGCATCGAGATCGATGGGCAGGTGGACAACGACGCGATGACCATCCACATGGTGGGCCCGGTCCTCAACGTGTCCACCTACCGCTTCATCTAG
- the corA gene encoding magnesium/cobalt transporter CorA, whose protein sequence is MQIQVCVLHEGRILSGGQELIERPGLKWIDVQDPNEEGMQRLAERFTLHKLAVEDCLHLDQRPKLEEYPEHQFIVLQGFTAGKNVCDLTLHEHHFFLGPDWLISVHQLPFDAHDEVRRRVVNDPRATLERGADFILYLLADALIDRQFPILDTFSDELEDLEVAIFEQAEKEHLQRIFEMKRMLVTLRRVLSPQRDVVGLMARRGIPHVNERTNLYFRDVYDHLVRLYEQIDAGRDLLGNVMDGYLSMVANKTNDITKQLTIFATIFLPLSFIVGFFGQNFDMLSGTGFYYAMWAMIIGFPIALIFWFRHKHWI, encoded by the coding sequence ATGCAGATACAGGTCTGTGTCCTCCACGAAGGTCGCATCCTCTCGGGCGGTCAGGAGCTGATTGAACGCCCCGGGCTCAAGTGGATCGACGTGCAGGACCCCAACGAGGAGGGCATGCAGCGGCTGGCCGAGCGGTTCACCCTGCACAAGCTGGCCGTCGAGGACTGCCTCCACCTGGATCAGCGCCCCAAGCTGGAGGAGTACCCCGAGCACCAGTTCATCGTTCTGCAGGGCTTCACCGCCGGCAAGAACGTCTGCGACCTGACCTTACACGAGCACCACTTCTTCCTCGGACCGGACTGGCTGATCAGCGTCCACCAGCTCCCGTTCGACGCGCACGACGAGGTGCGCCGCCGGGTGGTGAATGATCCTCGCGCGACACTCGAGCGGGGCGCGGACTTCATCCTCTACCTGTTGGCGGATGCACTGATCGATCGCCAGTTCCCCATCCTGGACACCTTCAGCGACGAGCTCGAGGACCTGGAGGTGGCCATCTTCGAGCAGGCGGAGAAGGAGCACCTGCAGCGCATCTTCGAGATGAAGCGGATGCTGGTAACGCTGCGGCGCGTGCTCTCGCCCCAGCGCGACGTGGTGGGGCTGATGGCCCGCCGGGGCATCCCCCATGTCAACGAGCGCACCAACCTGTACTTCCGAGACGTGTACGATCACCTCGTCCGGCTGTACGAGCAGATCGACGCGGGGCGCGATCTGCTGGGCAACGTGATGGACGGCTACCTGTCCATGGTGGCCAACAAGACGAACGACATCACCAAGCAGCTCACCATCTTCGCCACCATCTTCCTGCCGCTGTCCTTCATCGTGGGGTTCTTCGGACAGAACTTCGACATGCTGTCCGGTACGGGCTTCTATTACGCCATGTGGGCGATGATCATCGGGTTCCCCATCGCGCTCATCTTCTGGTTCAGGCACAAGCACTGGATCTGA
- a CDS encoding N,N-dimethylformamidase beta subunit family domain-containing protein translates to MARRSVREVPPLEAPGESAPRGDPSWRKGKPASPAELEVLTSAQAALAGEQVLVEVSSLGAPAVRAEVFRLGVYGGAGALKVWSSKLYASASPSGRMTFSFEIAEDWEPGLYLVKVTRSDGLRSFTSLVVKERKGEAPPT, encoded by the coding sequence GTGGCGCGGCGCTCGGTGCGGGAAGTCCCGCCCCTGGAAGCGCCGGGAGAGTCAGCTCCGCGAGGAGATCCGTCCTGGCGCAAGGGCAAGCCCGCGAGTCCTGCGGAGCTCGAGGTGCTCACCTCTGCGCAGGCGGCCCTGGCGGGCGAGCAGGTCTTGGTGGAGGTCTCTTCCCTGGGGGCTCCGGCGGTACGCGCAGAGGTCTTCCGCCTGGGAGTCTACGGAGGGGCTGGGGCCCTCAAGGTGTGGAGCAGCAAACTCTACGCGAGCGCTTCTCCTTCTGGTCGGATGACGTTCTCCTTCGAGATCGCCGAGGACTGGGAGCCGGGGCTCTACCTGGTGAAGGTGACGCGCTCGGACGGGCTCCGAAGCTTCACCTCGCTGGTGGTCAAGGAGCGCAAGGGTGAGGCGCCCCCCACCTGA
- a CDS encoding WD40/YVTN/BNR-like repeat-containing protein codes for MSDRIFVATRKGLFELRRTSGRWQIARTSFLGDSVSLVAKDPAEGRLYAALGLGHFGVKLRASSDGGQSWEELPAPAFPKKPEGLDETLPDGKPWPWRVEQIWALQVVDGTLWCGTIGGGLFRSRDRGQSWELVRGLWDHPMRKQWFGGGTDAPGIHSISAHPKNPNDLLVAVSCGGVWRTRDGGERWEASCEGMFAEYMPPERRGDPSIQDPHILSRCAAHPDRLWVQHHNGVFRSDDAGANWVNIPESTPSVFGFAIAAHPSNPDIAWRVPAIKDEQRIPVDGRVVVSRTRDGGKSWEALREGLPQEHAYDLTLRHALDVDATGERLAFGSTTGSLWTSENGGDSWGHVSAHLPPIYAVRFA; via the coding sequence ATGTCGGATCGAATCTTCGTCGCCACGCGCAAGGGCCTGTTCGAGCTGCGTCGCACCAGCGGCCGCTGGCAGATCGCTCGCACCTCTTTCCTGGGTGACTCGGTGTCGCTGGTCGCCAAGGACCCCGCGGAGGGTCGGCTGTACGCCGCGCTGGGGCTGGGCCACTTCGGAGTGAAGCTGCGCGCCTCCTCGGATGGTGGACAGAGCTGGGAGGAGCTGCCCGCGCCCGCGTTTCCGAAGAAGCCGGAAGGGCTCGACGAGACGCTCCCCGACGGCAAGCCCTGGCCCTGGCGGGTCGAGCAGATCTGGGCGCTCCAGGTGGTGGACGGCACCCTCTGGTGCGGCACGATCGGCGGAGGCCTCTTCCGCTCACGAGATCGTGGCCAGTCCTGGGAGCTGGTGCGTGGCCTGTGGGATCACCCGATGCGCAAGCAGTGGTTTGGCGGCGGGACGGATGCGCCGGGCATCCACTCCATCAGCGCCCACCCGAAGAACCCCAACGATCTCCTCGTCGCCGTCTCGTGCGGTGGCGTCTGGCGCACGCGCGACGGGGGCGAGCGCTGGGAGGCCTCGTGCGAGGGCATGTTCGCCGAGTACATGCCCCCGGAGCGGCGGGGAGATCCCTCCATCCAGGACCCTCACATCCTCTCGCGCTGCGCCGCGCACCCCGACCGCCTGTGGGTGCAGCACCACAACGGCGTCTTCCGCTCGGATGACGCGGGGGCCAACTGGGTGAACATCCCCGAGAGCACGCCGAGCGTGTTCGGCTTCGCCATCGCGGCCCATCCGAGCAACCCGGACATCGCCTGGCGCGTTCCGGCGATCAAGGACGAGCAGCGCATCCCCGTCGATGGTCGCGTCGTCGTCTCACGCACGCGTGACGGGGGCAAGAGCTGGGAGGCGCTGCGCGAGGGACTGCCGCAGGAGCATGCCTACGATCTCACCCTCCGGCACGCGCTCGACGTGGACGCCACGGGCGAGCGGCTCGCGTTCGGAAGCACGACCGGCTCGCTGTGGACGTCCGAGAACGGCGGGGACTCCTGGGGGCACGTGTCCGCGCACCTGCCCCCCATCTACGCGGTCCGCTTCGCCTGA